One window from the genome of Elusimicrobiota bacterium encodes:
- a CDS encoding thioredoxin family protein has protein sequence MKRILFLFLVFAVPLPPLASAVTTSWQINPQGQLRLISSYDVAPSSGPLLFGLHFKMKPGWHTYYKDPGDAGYPPKIIWEGSRGFKNPELLFPEPIRTRLPGNVLMIGYEKEVVYPIRAERTSGPVHAVAKVSYLTCGETCVPYTYTFMLDVPSGPTAQKDPEIIALMSSFPAVAGGESRQTVGRHDGSPTGALGDDRHVGLWGILLLAFVGGILLNVMPCVLPVLSIKLLGLLQQGGQSRFRIARDALASAAGILVSFLALAGAAVIAKAAGKAVGWGIQFQEPLFIVFLIVILTLFALNLWGFFEIRLPLLFSRLQLQLGSDTKEHQVAPLGQSLLEHFSGGLFTTLMATPCSAPFLGTAIGFALTQSAGFIFLIFLLAGAGLALPYFVLAAFPAALHFLPRPGSWMLQLRKVLGFFLAATVLWLAFILSWQIAPSFTRGLTQRSTSLLRWVRPLYNWIPFNEQKIDRLVAAGQWVFVDVTAEWCLTCKVNEKVALENPQVLRAMEGVVMMRADWTRQDPEISRYMAKFGRAGIPFYVLYRPDRPPVILSEFLTPQKVLNALRS, from the coding sequence ATGAAAAGAATTCTCTTCCTCTTCCTTGTTTTCGCCGTACCTCTCCCGCCACTGGCTTCAGCTGTCACCACGTCGTGGCAAATCAATCCGCAGGGGCAACTCCGGCTGATCTCCTCTTATGACGTAGCGCCTTCCAGCGGGCCGTTGCTTTTCGGGCTTCATTTCAAGATGAAACCAGGGTGGCACACCTACTACAAAGACCCAGGGGATGCCGGCTATCCGCCGAAGATCATCTGGGAAGGCTCGCGCGGATTCAAAAACCCCGAGCTTCTTTTCCCGGAGCCTATCCGAACCCGGTTGCCGGGAAACGTCCTGATGATCGGCTACGAAAAGGAAGTGGTTTATCCGATTCGGGCGGAACGGACATCCGGGCCTGTGCACGCGGTCGCGAAGGTGTCTTACCTGACGTGCGGAGAGACGTGCGTTCCATATACGTACACGTTTATGTTGGATGTGCCGTCAGGCCCAACCGCACAGAAGGACCCTGAGATAATTGCGCTCATGTCGTCATTCCCCGCGGTTGCTGGCGGGGAATCCAGACAGACCGTCGGACGGCATGATGGATCCCCGACAGGGGCACTCGGGGATGACCGTCATGTGGGGTTGTGGGGCATTCTGCTTCTGGCCTTCGTTGGAGGGATTCTGCTGAACGTCATGCCGTGCGTGCTGCCGGTGCTTTCGATCAAACTGCTGGGATTGCTGCAGCAGGGTGGCCAGTCGCGCTTCCGAATCGCGCGTGATGCGCTGGCGTCTGCCGCCGGAATTCTAGTTTCGTTTCTGGCCCTGGCTGGGGCCGCGGTTATCGCCAAGGCGGCCGGGAAAGCCGTCGGGTGGGGAATTCAATTCCAGGAGCCGCTCTTTATTGTTTTCCTCATCGTCATTCTGACGTTGTTCGCCCTTAATCTCTGGGGATTTTTTGAAATCCGGCTGCCGCTGTTATTTTCTCGATTGCAATTGCAATTGGGGTCTGACACTAAGGAGCACCAGGTTGCTCCATTGGGACAGAGCCTTTTAGAGCATTTTTCCGGGGGGCTTTTTACAACACTAATGGCTACGCCTTGTTCCGCCCCTTTCCTGGGGACCGCGATAGGATTCGCGTTGACGCAGAGCGCGGGGTTTATTTTTCTCATTTTCCTTTTGGCCGGCGCCGGTTTGGCGCTGCCCTATTTTGTCCTGGCCGCTTTTCCGGCGGCTCTCCATTTTTTACCGAGGCCCGGTTCGTGGATGCTGCAGCTGCGAAAAGTACTGGGGTTTTTTCTGGCCGCCACCGTCTTATGGCTTGCCTTTATTTTGTCATGGCAGATCGCTCCCTCCTTTACAAGGGGTCTGACCCAAAGAAGCACCTCGTTGCTCCGTTGGGTCAGACCCCTTTATAATTGGATTCCGTTTAATGAGCAGAAGATTGATCGTTTGGTAGCTGCTGGGCAGTGGGTATTTGTCGATGTCACCGCGGAGTGGTGCCTGACCTGCAAGGTTAATGAAAAGGTGGCGCTGGAAAATCCTCAAGTGTTGCGCGCCATGGAAGGGGTCGTCATGATGCGCGCGGACTGGACCCGTCAGGACCCGGAGATCAGCCGCTATATGGCGAAATTTGGCCGCGCGGGTATTCCTTTTTACGTTCTCTATCGCCCGGACCGGCCGCCGGTGATCCTTTCCGAATTTCTTACTCCGCAAAAAGTTCTGAACGCCCTCCGGTCCTAG
- the hemG gene encoding protoporphyrinogen oxidase yields the protein MSARTPFRVVVAGGGASGLAAAFRLQTLAKATRIPLELHLLEASERFGGCIRTSRREGFLIESGPDCFLSEKIGGLKLIQELGLSDQLLNTHSDFRRSFILRQNVLYPIPEGFYLLAPSRLLSFLRSPMMSWSGKVRLLMEPLIQRRSLPDESLASFVRRRMGSEALEQLAQPLIAGIYAADPETLSLRATFPRFIEMEHGGGILWALQQPSTATRQASGARYSLFVTLRDGLQTLTDALENALPPESLHRGTTLRRLVFSPDTQENIWHAETDQGFLMVDAVVLALPAYASAQVLSELGPALAESLASIPYGSVATLNLAYRSADVGHALDGFGYVAPAREGRPVMACTFVHRKFAGRVPEGYVLLRAFLGGASQESLLANSDAELTRLALSDLSSLLNIKWKPLWTSLQRWPRSMPQYTVGHLDRLEAIERGQTQWPGLALAGNWRHGVGVPDCLESGGQAAEKVWEWRETLGKNV from the coding sequence GTGAGCGCCCGAACTCCTTTTCGCGTCGTCGTGGCAGGCGGCGGAGCCAGCGGTTTGGCCGCGGCTTTCCGGCTGCAAACACTGGCGAAAGCCACCCGCATCCCGCTCGAATTACACCTTTTAGAAGCGTCGGAACGGTTCGGCGGTTGCATCCGCACCAGCCGGCGGGAAGGCTTCCTGATCGAAAGCGGCCCGGATTGTTTTCTGTCCGAAAAGATTGGCGGTTTGAAACTGATTCAGGAACTCGGCCTCTCCGATCAACTATTGAATACGCACTCCGACTTTCGCCGCAGCTTCATCCTCCGCCAAAACGTCCTGTATCCCATCCCTGAAGGGTTCTATTTGTTGGCGCCCTCGCGCCTTTTGTCCTTCCTTCGCAGTCCGATGATGAGTTGGAGCGGCAAAGTGCGGCTGTTGATGGAACCGCTCATCCAACGGCGGTCCCTTCCGGATGAATCGCTGGCTTCCTTTGTGCGGCGACGAATGGGCTCTGAGGCATTGGAGCAGCTCGCGCAACCGCTCATCGCCGGGATCTATGCCGCAGATCCGGAAACACTTAGCCTGCGCGCCACATTCCCCCGTTTTATCGAGATGGAACACGGCGGCGGGATTCTCTGGGCGCTGCAGCAGCCCTCCACCGCCACCCGTCAGGCCAGCGGCGCGCGCTACAGTCTTTTTGTCACGCTGCGGGACGGGCTTCAAACGCTGACCGACGCACTGGAAAACGCGCTGCCCCCCGAGAGTCTTCACCGCGGCACCACGCTTCGACGGCTGGTTTTTTCACCCGACACCCAGGAAAACATTTGGCACGCGGAAACCGACCAGGGCTTTTTAATGGTGGATGCGGTGGTGTTAGCGCTTCCGGCCTACGCATCCGCCCAGGTCCTGTCTGAGCTGGGTCCGGCTCTCGCGGAGTCGCTCGCCTCGATTCCTTACGGCAGCGTAGCGACCTTGAACCTGGCGTACCGGTCGGCAGACGTCGGGCACGCGCTGGATGGATTCGGCTACGTAGCCCCGGCACGGGAAGGACGGCCGGTGATGGCCTGCACGTTTGTCCACCGGAAATTCGCCGGGCGCGTTCCGGAGGGATACGTCCTGCTGCGCGCGTTCCTGGGTGGAGCTTCGCAAGAATCCCTGCTCGCGAACTCCGATGCTGAACTGACTCGATTGGCGTTATCGGATCTGTCTTCTCTCCTGAACATTAAATGGAAACCGTTATGGACGTCGCTTCAGCGCTGGCCTCGCTCCATGCCGCAGTACACGGTAGGGCATCTGGATCGTCTGGAGGCGATTGAGCGGGGACAAACACAATGGCCCGGACTGGCGCTGGCCGGCAACTGGCGGCACGGTGTCGGTGTTCCCGACTGCCTTGAATCCGGAGGACAAGCCGCTGAAAAGGTATGGGAGTGGCGCGAAACTCTTGGCAAGAACGTCTAG
- the hemE gene encoding uroporphyrinogen decarboxylase → MPHGTLQNSPFLKACRRKPAPITPIWLMRQAGRYMKEYRQLRERHSFLELCKNSDLAAEVTVQAVERLGVDAAIIFSDILLVLEPMGLRLEYTKNEGPAIRNPVRTPADARRLRVVNDPASLDFVFQAIRKTRRALPATIPLIGFAGAPFTLASYMIEGSGSHRYIRTKSFMVNQTEAWDSLMSKIAKSLVTTLNAQIAAGAQAVQLFDSWVGCLSPEDYRQYVLPYSQYVIRHLRKGTPVIHFGTQSGTLIELMKEAGGDVIGLDWRVELDAAWQRLGRVAVQGNMDPSALLAGIPEIRRQARRILKQAAGRPGHIFNLGHGVLPNTPVDHVKALVDAVHEMSLIPSPCEGEGKADRRESRG, encoded by the coding sequence ATGCCACACGGGACGCTGCAAAACTCCCCCTTCTTGAAAGCCTGCCGACGGAAACCCGCGCCGATCACCCCGATCTGGCTCATGCGGCAGGCAGGCCGGTACATGAAAGAATACCGGCAACTGCGGGAGCGGCATTCTTTCCTCGAACTCTGCAAGAACTCTGATCTGGCGGCGGAGGTAACGGTTCAGGCGGTGGAGCGCCTGGGAGTGGATGCAGCGATTATTTTTTCCGATATCCTCCTCGTGCTCGAACCCATGGGCCTCCGGCTGGAATACACCAAAAATGAGGGCCCGGCGATCCGCAACCCCGTGCGCACCCCCGCCGATGCCCGGCGGCTCCGGGTCGTGAATGATCCCGCATCGCTCGATTTCGTTTTTCAAGCGATCCGGAAAACGCGCCGGGCGCTGCCGGCGACTATCCCGCTGATTGGCTTCGCCGGCGCGCCTTTCACGCTAGCCTCTTACATGATCGAAGGCAGCGGATCCCACCGCTACATCCGCACCAAATCCTTCATGGTCAACCAGACCGAGGCGTGGGATTCCCTGATGAGCAAGATCGCTAAAAGCCTGGTGACCACTCTGAATGCCCAGATCGCGGCCGGCGCCCAGGCCGTTCAGCTTTTCGACAGCTGGGTGGGATGCCTGTCGCCGGAAGACTATCGGCAATATGTCCTGCCCTACAGCCAGTACGTGATCCGGCACCTTCGCAAGGGAACGCCGGTGATCCACTTTGGCACGCAATCCGGAACGTTGATCGAGCTGATGAAAGAAGCCGGGGGCGACGTGATCGGCTTGGATTGGCGCGTGGAGCTGGACGCGGCCTGGCAGCGCCTGGGCCGGGTGGCTGTGCAGGGGAACATGGATCCCTCCGCCCTCTTAGCCGGCATCCCCGAAATCCGGCGCCAGGCCAGGCGCATTCTGAAACAGGCGGCCGGACGGCCCGGCCACATTTTTAATCTGGGGCACGGCGTTCTTCCGAATACCCCGGTGGATCACGTGAAGGCTTTGGTAGATGCTGTTCATGAGATGAGCTTAATCCCCTCTCCCTGCGAGGGAGAGGGCAAGGCCGACCGAAGGGAGAGCCGCGGGTGA
- a CDS encoding DUF1844 domain-containing protein, protein MVDEEQIKPGEADYRFLALVMSLATAAWSQLGKIAHPVSQKIEKDLQQAQVTIDFLRMLVEKTEGNLQPKENEMLTNVVSDLELNFADEVNKKDEKTAQGPDIILPSGAGSKGPEIIKP, encoded by the coding sequence ATGGTTGACGAAGAACAAATAAAGCCCGGAGAAGCCGATTATCGATTTTTAGCCCTGGTGATGTCCCTGGCCACCGCGGCGTGGTCCCAGCTGGGGAAGATCGCGCATCCGGTCTCGCAGAAAATCGAGAAGGACCTGCAGCAGGCGCAGGTGACCATTGATTTCCTGCGGATGCTGGTGGAAAAGACCGAGGGGAACCTCCAGCCCAAAGAAAACGAAATGCTGACGAACGTGGTCTCGGACCTGGAACTTAATTTTGCCGATGAAGTGAACAAGAAGGACGAGAAAACCGCTCAAGGACCTGATATCATTTTGCCTTCGGGCGCCGGGTCCAAAGGGCCGGAGATCATCAAACCCTGA
- the gltX gene encoding glutamate--tRNA ligase, protein MTAKNPSIRVRFAPSPTGFLHIGGARTALFNWLFARHSGGTFILRIEDTDELRSTDDSVRGILDSMAWLGLDWDEGPALGSDPTATATGGQTPVRGDYGPYFQMQRLEKYQTACDQLVKEGKAYPCYCTHEEVEKMREIALLAKRPPKYNGACRELTAQQRQAKEAEGRKKSIRFKTPHEGKVQFTDIIHGPKEFEHEFLEDFVILKTSGVPTYNFACVVDDHWMKISHVIRGDDHLSNTPRQLLVYQGLGWTPPEFAHLAMILGSDGSRLSKRHGATSVTEYREAGYLPEVMLNYLALLGWGTEDSQQLFTPQEMKEKFLLERCGKSPSTFDPAKLIWMNGEYIRKKTVPELVEAAKPFFANRDLAKLPAEQVAAAVALEHEKIKLLTDVPRLTDFLLWDDYEYRTEAVDKVLRAAGAAEILVEEKMRLAGLEPFSAAKIEEMCKALAKERGVKNGATFHPLRVAISGRTEGPSLFHMAEYLGKTRTLERIGRAQKISAS, encoded by the coding sequence ATGACCGCGAAGAATCCATCGATCCGGGTTCGGTTTGCGCCGTCGCCGACCGGCTTCCTCCATATCGGGGGAGCGCGCACCGCTTTGTTTAACTGGCTCTTTGCCCGCCACAGCGGGGGAACCTTTATCCTCCGGATTGAAGATACCGATGAACTCCGCTCGACGGACGATTCGGTGCGCGGAATCCTGGATTCCATGGCCTGGCTGGGACTGGATTGGGATGAAGGCCCTGCCCTGGGGTCAGACCCAACAGCCACGGCAACAGGGGGTCAGACCCCAGTGCGAGGCGACTACGGTCCCTACTTCCAGATGCAGCGCCTGGAGAAGTATCAGACGGCCTGCGACCAGCTCGTGAAGGAAGGCAAAGCCTATCCATGTTACTGCACGCATGAGGAAGTCGAGAAGATGCGCGAGATCGCGCTCCTGGCCAAGCGCCCGCCGAAGTACAACGGCGCCTGCCGTGAGCTGACCGCTCAGCAGCGTCAGGCGAAAGAAGCCGAAGGACGGAAGAAATCCATTCGTTTTAAGACCCCGCACGAGGGGAAGGTCCAATTTACCGACATCATCCACGGGCCGAAAGAGTTTGAGCACGAATTTTTGGAAGATTTCGTTATTCTGAAGACGTCCGGTGTGCCGACCTACAATTTTGCCTGCGTCGTGGATGATCATTGGATGAAGATCAGCCATGTGATCCGGGGAGATGACCATTTATCGAATACGCCCCGGCAACTCTTGGTTTATCAGGGATTGGGTTGGACCCCGCCGGAGTTTGCGCACCTGGCCATGATCCTGGGGTCTGACGGTTCCCGCCTGTCCAAGCGGCATGGCGCCACCTCCGTGACGGAGTACCGGGAAGCCGGTTATCTGCCGGAAGTGATGCTGAATTATCTCGCCTTGCTCGGGTGGGGCACCGAGGACAGCCAGCAGCTCTTTACCCCGCAGGAAATGAAGGAGAAGTTTTTACTGGAGCGCTGCGGCAAGAGTCCATCCACGTTCGATCCGGCCAAGCTGATCTGGATGAACGGAGAGTACATTCGCAAGAAAACCGTTCCCGAACTGGTCGAAGCGGCCAAACCGTTTTTTGCCAATCGGGATCTGGCGAAGCTTCCCGCGGAACAAGTCGCGGCGGCCGTGGCCCTGGAGCACGAAAAGATCAAACTGTTGACGGACGTGCCGCGCCTGACGGATTTTCTGTTGTGGGATGATTACGAGTACCGAACGGAAGCCGTCGACAAAGTTCTGCGCGCGGCCGGGGCAGCGGAAATCCTCGTGGAAGAAAAAATGCGGTTGGCGGGGCTTGAGCCGTTCTCCGCCGCCAAGATCGAAGAGATGTGCAAAGCCCTGGCCAAAGAACGCGGCGTGAAGAACGGCGCCACCTTCCACCCGCTGCGCGTGGCCATTTCCGGCCGGACCGAAGGCCCAAGTTTGTTTCACATGGCGGAGTATTTAGGAAAAACGCGCACGCTCGAGCGGATCGGCCGTGCACAAAAGATATCAGCATCGTAG
- a CDS encoding ORF6N domain-containing protein yields MDNVTIQTHIFRLRGKPVMLDKDLASLYQVKPIALRQQVKRNLERFPPDFMFTLSNYETDLLVSQNVIPTRKHLGGYLPYAFTQEGIAMLSGVLKSPRAVLVNIAIMRAFVKLRYAVLSSRDVARRVEKLEGKVDVHETDIRLILEDVRQLKKKSIPTDPINPEIV; encoded by the coding sequence ATGGATAACGTAACGATTCAAACCCATATATTTCGTCTTCGTGGTAAACCGGTCATGCTGGATAAAGATTTGGCAAGCCTGTATCAGGTGAAACCCATTGCTTTACGTCAGCAGGTCAAAAGGAATCTCGAAAGATTCCCGCCGGATTTCATGTTTACACTTTCCAACTATGAAACCGACCTCCTGGTATCACAAAATGTGATACCTACACGAAAGCATCTGGGCGGTTATCTCCCGTATGCATTTACTCAGGAAGGGATTGCCATGCTTTCGGGTGTATTAAAGAGCCCGCGAGCCGTCCTAGTGAACATCGCGATTATGCGAGCTTTTGTTAAACTACGTTACGCCGTGTTGTCCAGCCGCGACGTCGCTCGGCGGGTGGAGAAACTGGAAGGGAAAGTGGACGTCCATGAAACGGACATCCGCCTGATTCTTGAAGATGTCCGGCAATTGAAGAAAAAGTCCATCCCTACAGATCCGATTAATCCTGAGATTGTCTAA
- a CDS encoding DUF1571 domain-containing protein, with protein MKRQLSLILIGLSLIGAWSPAYSLTVDEAITRSVENYAKVQDYTCLMHRKERIGKRLKEQNNIQMRFMKPLCVYFKWTEGEFAGCESIFVKGRYGDKLKFHKAGLGRFIKLSLNPKGHLAMRNNRHSIDESGVGHIIDLIVENYQRSRERKEGTVTLQGEGVLDGRKTFVYQADFPEGKGYYGGVIHIYMDAELILPVKIEVYDWNGELLEMYHFAQLKINPGLTEKDFDVKNPAYRF; from the coding sequence TTGAGTCTGATTCTGATTGGGTTGAGTCTTATCGGGGCGTGGTCGCCGGCCTATTCCTTGACAGTCGATGAGGCCATCACGCGATCTGTCGAGAATTATGCGAAGGTTCAGGATTATACCTGCCTGATGCACCGGAAAGAACGGATTGGAAAACGTCTGAAGGAGCAAAACAACATTCAGATGCGTTTTATGAAGCCCCTGTGCGTTTATTTTAAATGGACGGAAGGGGAGTTCGCCGGATGTGAATCTATTTTCGTCAAAGGTCGTTATGGCGATAAACTGAAATTTCATAAGGCGGGCCTGGGCCGATTCATTAAATTGTCTTTGAACCCGAAAGGGCATCTGGCCATGCGAAATAATCGGCATTCCATCGATGAATCGGGGGTGGGCCACATCATCGATTTGATAGTCGAAAACTATCAGAGGTCCAGAGAACGAAAAGAAGGGACGGTCACTTTACAGGGGGAAGGCGTTTTGGACGGGCGAAAAACCTTCGTTTACCAAGCGGACTTTCCCGAAGGGAAAGGGTATTACGGGGGCGTCATTCATATCTATATGGACGCCGAACTGATCTTACCTGTAAAGATCGAGGTCTACGATTGGAACGGGGAGTTGCTGGAGATGTATCACTTTGCCCAGTTGAAAATCAATCCGGGGCTTACCGAGAAAGACTTTGATGTGAAAAATCCAGCTTACCGATTCTAA
- the hemH gene encoding ferrochelatase: MREDLRHWILPSPHPSPSTGGGRVAVLFLSFGGPEQPPDVMPFLEQVSQGRGIPRDRLLTVARHYETMGGASPINEITRRQAEALRVSLQRNGKPFPVYIGQLFWPPLLEDALRQMAQDGLKRAIGFVTAAHRCEASWDRYRNAVEEARQHLGTSAPVVEYVGPWFDHPLFIEAIVARVEQALQTIPAGSRDDLAWIFTAHSIPCTMAKASSYEEELQTTAQRVAEKFRQKDWTLAYCSRSGNPQDPWLTLGINDAIREQASRGARTMFVIPIGFTADHVEVLFDLDVEAKETAQKLNVGFYRARTVGDHPSFIRMIADVIQRHSGVCR, translated from the coding sequence GTGAGGGAAGACCTGCGCCATTGGATTTTACCCTCACCCCACCCCTCCCCCTCAACAGGGGGAGGGAGAGTAGCGGTTCTTTTTCTCTCCTTCGGCGGTCCGGAACAGCCGCCGGACGTCATGCCGTTTCTGGAACAAGTTTCACAAGGCCGGGGAATCCCGCGGGACCGGCTTCTCACCGTCGCGCGCCATTACGAAACCATGGGCGGCGCTTCTCCCATCAATGAAATTACCCGGCGCCAGGCCGAAGCGCTCCGAGTTTCACTGCAACGGAACGGGAAACCGTTTCCGGTGTATATTGGACAGCTCTTCTGGCCCCCGCTTTTGGAAGACGCCCTGCGTCAGATGGCGCAGGATGGGCTAAAACGCGCCATCGGTTTTGTCACCGCTGCGCATCGTTGTGAAGCCAGCTGGGATCGTTATCGGAACGCCGTGGAAGAGGCACGGCAACACCTGGGAACGTCCGCGCCTGTCGTCGAGTATGTCGGACCCTGGTTTGACCACCCGCTTTTCATTGAAGCCATCGTGGCCCGCGTTGAGCAGGCCCTCCAAACGATCCCCGCCGGGTCACGGGATGATCTGGCATGGATCTTCACGGCCCACAGTATCCCCTGCACGATGGCGAAAGCCTCCTCTTACGAGGAAGAGCTACAGACAACAGCACAGCGGGTGGCTGAGAAATTTAGACAAAAAGACTGGACGCTCGCCTACTGCAGCCGCAGCGGAAACCCCCAGGATCCGTGGTTGACCCTGGGCATCAACGACGCGATCCGAGAGCAAGCGAGCCGGGGAGCTCGGACTATGTTTGTTATTCCCATCGGTTTTACCGCCGACCACGTTGAAGTCCTGTTTGACCTCGATGTTGAAGCGAAAGAAACCGCACAAAAATTGAATGTCGGATTTTATCGCGCCCGGACGGTAGGCGACCATCCTTCCTTTATTCGGATGATCGCGGACGTGATCCAGCGTCATTCAGGGGTTTGCCGGTGA
- a CDS encoding cation diffusion facilitator family transporter, which produces MNRAKLKNYAWLSVAAALVTIALKSFAYWITGSVGLLSDAVESLVNLAAAIFALVILTIAARPPDDDHPYGHGKAEYFAGGVEGTLIFAAALSITYAAVRRLMVPQALEQMGLGLMICALASVVNGVVAWILLKKGREYNSITLEADAKHLLTDVWTSAAVIAGVGAVALTSWQPLDSLVALFAAANILWSGYQLVKRSVYGLMDSALPKCERDRINTVLEKYKAQGVQFHALRTHQAGARRFISVHVLVSGKLSVQQGHDIVEEIEQNLRGLFTDSTVMTHLEPNDDPLSWQDVGLDR; this is translated from the coding sequence ATGAATCGAGCCAAACTCAAAAATTACGCTTGGCTTTCTGTCGCGGCGGCCCTTGTGACCATCGCTCTGAAAAGCTTTGCCTATTGGATCACGGGATCGGTCGGGCTCCTTTCCGATGCGGTCGAATCCCTTGTCAACCTGGCGGCGGCGATATTTGCTCTCGTCATTTTAACGATCGCGGCCCGTCCCCCCGACGATGACCATCCTTACGGTCATGGGAAGGCGGAGTATTTTGCAGGAGGTGTCGAAGGAACACTGATCTTCGCGGCGGCCCTCAGCATTACGTATGCCGCCGTCCGGCGGTTGATGGTTCCTCAAGCCCTTGAGCAGATGGGCCTTGGGTTGATGATCTGCGCGCTGGCTTCTGTGGTCAATGGGGTTGTGGCGTGGATTCTGCTCAAAAAGGGGCGGGAATATAATTCCATCACGTTGGAGGCCGACGCCAAACATCTGCTGACAGACGTGTGGACGTCGGCAGCCGTTATTGCGGGCGTGGGCGCGGTGGCTCTGACAAGCTGGCAACCCCTGGACTCTCTCGTGGCGCTGTTTGCCGCCGCCAATATTTTGTGGTCGGGCTATCAATTGGTAAAACGGTCTGTTTATGGACTTATGGATTCCGCACTCCCCAAATGCGAAAGAGACCGGATCAATACGGTCCTTGAAAAATACAAGGCTCAGGGAGTCCAGTTTCATGCGCTTCGCACCCATCAGGCCGGGGCGCGCCGGTTTATTTCCGTCCATGTTCTGGTTTCGGGAAAGCTATCGGTTCAGCAGGGTCATGACATCGTCGAAGAGATCGAGCAGAATTTGCGGGGTCTCTTCACCGATAGTACGGTCATGACCCATCTGGAACCGAACGATGACCCGCTGTCGTGGCAGGACGTGGGTCTCGACAGATAA